Proteins from a genomic interval of Pseudomonas sp. RC10:
- a CDS encoding NAD-dependent epimerase/dehydratase family protein yields the protein MTEPTIALTGGSGFIGGQIARMLVGRGVRVRALSRTQAGLENGVLWVKGSLEDSDSLAKLVAGAHIVIHCAGAVRGRDARSFRISNVDGSRRVAEAAAKAGTCKRFLLMSSLAARHPELSWYAKSKHDSEQEVIRVAGAMAVTIFRPTAVYGPGDRELRPLFTWLLKGLQIRLGAGDTHLSFVHVFDLVAAVGQWLGAPNSNSALYEISDGTLGGYSWKGLAQIATDIRAAPVRSLAISTAVLRAVARANLVISYVVRGNPMLTTSKVNELTHPDWTCSNTAITAATGWIPQIKLRRALQEGLF from the coding sequence ATGACCGAGCCAACGATTGCCCTTACCGGTGGCAGCGGTTTTATCGGCGGTCAAATAGCGCGAATGCTCGTTGGTCGTGGTGTCCGTGTGCGCGCGCTCAGTCGCACACAGGCTGGGCTTGAAAACGGTGTTCTGTGGGTAAAGGGATCGCTTGAGGACAGTGACTCACTGGCAAAGCTGGTTGCAGGGGCACATATCGTCATCCATTGCGCGGGGGCGGTTCGAGGGCGTGATGCCCGTAGTTTCCGCATTTCCAATGTGGACGGCAGCCGTCGGGTCGCTGAAGCCGCTGCTAAAGCCGGCACCTGCAAACGTTTTTTGTTGATGTCATCTCTTGCCGCTCGCCATCCAGAGCTCTCATGGTACGCAAAATCCAAACATGACTCCGAGCAGGAAGTCATCCGGGTAGCAGGAGCCATGGCCGTCACGATCTTCCGTCCGACGGCAGTCTATGGCCCAGGAGATCGCGAACTACGGCCACTGTTCACCTGGTTGCTCAAGGGGCTGCAGATCAGGCTCGGCGCAGGGGATACGCATCTCAGCTTTGTGCACGTCTTTGACCTTGTAGCGGCTGTTGGGCAATGGCTCGGAGCGCCGAACTCGAATTCGGCTCTTTACGAGATCAGTGACGGCACGCTGGGCGGATACAGCTGGAAGGGGCTGGCGCAGATTGCGACCGATATACGGGCGGCTCCAGTTCGATCACTGGCCATTTCAACCGCCGTCCTGAGGGCCGTTGCACGCGCAAACCTGGTCATTTCCTACGTGGTGCGCGGTAACCCAATGCTGACCACCAGCAAAGTCAATGAGCTGACACACCCTGACTGGACATGCAGCAACACGGCGATAACGGCCGCAACCGGCTGGATTCCCCAGATAAAGCTACGACGTGCCCTGCAGGAAGGTTTGTTTTGA
- a CDS encoding acyl carrier protein, whose protein sequence is MFTQDVIIENVLTCLRDMIPGAGKVGPDSDMVDDLGLESVKMMDLLMKLEDDYDLSIPINILMDVRTPRQLAASLIGYLEKSHGTV, encoded by the coding sequence ATGTTTACGCAAGATGTGATCATAGAGAATGTTTTGACGTGTCTTCGGGACATGATTCCCGGTGCAGGTAAGGTAGGGCCAGACAGTGACATGGTCGATGACCTAGGCCTTGAGTCGGTAAAAATGATGGATTTGTTGATGAAGCTTGAGGACGACTATGACCTGTCGATACCGATCAATATCCTCATGGACGTTCGCACGCCAAGGCAGCTTGCCGCCTCTCTGATCGGCTATCTGGAGAAAAGTCATGGGACTGTATGA
- a CDS encoding aminotransferase class I/II-fold pyridoxal phosphate-dependent enzyme, whose amino-acid sequence MGLYDKFSRLAAERSSLQALDPSPFGTRIEALYSSTRGRIGGTDVILAGTNNYLGLTFDEDAIEAARKALTAEGTGTTGSRMANGSYGGHSALEAELAEFLDRPSVMVFSTGYVANLGIIGTLAGPREVVLLDADCHASIYDACALGGAEIIRFHHNDAKDLERRMLRLGDRAKDALIIVEGIYSMLGDVAPLKEIVDVKRRLGGFLLVDEAHSFGVMGPNGRGLSEEQGVEDDVDIILGTFSKSLAAIGGFAAGLSSGMEVLRYASRPYIFTASPSPSVVASVRSALKTIAARPDLRANLWDNARRLYDGLAELGYSLGPSVSPVVPVMVGSKEQGVKFWRALIDQGVYVNLVLPPATPSGVTLVRCSVSAAHTTAQIDQIIEAFAALRPLLEPTA is encoded by the coding sequence ATGGGACTGTATGACAAATTCTCCCGCCTGGCCGCTGAGCGTTCCAGTCTGCAGGCGCTTGACCCCAGCCCTTTTGGTACTCGAATCGAAGCGCTCTATTCATCGACGCGTGGGCGTATCGGCGGTACCGATGTCATTTTGGCTGGCACTAACAATTACCTGGGCCTGACATTCGATGAAGACGCTATCGAAGCTGCGCGCAAAGCGCTGACCGCCGAAGGTACGGGCACAACCGGGTCAAGAATGGCCAACGGCAGCTACGGCGGTCATTCGGCGCTGGAAGCAGAGTTGGCCGAATTTCTGGATCGGCCATCGGTCATGGTTTTCTCCACTGGCTATGTGGCTAACCTGGGCATCATCGGGACGCTTGCCGGCCCGCGCGAAGTGGTACTCCTCGACGCCGATTGTCACGCGAGTATCTATGATGCATGCGCCTTGGGTGGGGCTGAAATCATCCGTTTTCACCATAACGACGCAAAAGATCTTGAGCGCCGCATGCTGCGCCTTGGGGATCGCGCGAAGGATGCGCTGATCATCGTGGAAGGCATCTACAGCATGCTCGGCGACGTGGCTCCACTCAAAGAAATCGTTGACGTCAAACGCCGCCTGGGCGGTTTCTTGTTGGTTGACGAAGCTCACTCGTTCGGCGTCATGGGCCCTAACGGTCGAGGCCTTTCGGAAGAGCAGGGCGTGGAGGATGATGTCGATATCATCCTGGGAACCTTCAGCAAGAGTCTGGCTGCAATCGGTGGTTTTGCCGCGGGCCTGAGCAGTGGGATGGAAGTGCTGCGTTATGCCAGCCGTCCCTACATCTTCACGGCCTCACCCTCTCCTTCGGTCGTGGCGTCTGTGCGATCGGCCTTGAAGACAATTGCTGCGCGCCCGGATCTGCGGGCGAACCTCTGGGACAACGCCCGTCGGCTTTACGATGGGCTGGCGGAATTGGGCTACTCGTTAGGCCCAAGCGTGAGCCCCGTTGTCCCGGTCATGGTCGGTAGCAAAGAGCAGGGTGTAAAGTTCTGGCGAGCACTCATTGATCAGGGTGTATATGTCAATCTGGTACTTCCACCTGCCACGCCGTCGGGCGTCACGTTGGTTCGCTGCAGTGTCAGC